From Triticum urartu cultivar G1812 chromosome 2, Tu2.1, whole genome shotgun sequence, a single genomic window includes:
- the LOC125541360 gene encoding putative cell wall protein: MASKSASLLILAALVAAACLTELGSAARGVPAEKPAEDAVKRPDTFQEGTVLIPGIGRYELGTHYIPDIGGLDHSIPAAASGQFIPGADDTWVPNPGFEIPNPFRPRSDSP, from the coding sequence ATGGCCAGCAAGTCGGCGTCCCTGCTGATCCTCGCGGCGCTGGTGGCCGCGGCGTGCCTCACGGAGCTGGGCTCGGCGGCGCGCGGCGTGCCGGCGGAGAAGCCCGCGGAGGACGCTGTGAAGCGGCCGGACACGTTCCAGGAGGGGACGGTGCTGATCCCGGGGATCGGGCGGTACGAGCTGGGCACCCACTACATCCCCGACATCGGCGGGCTGGACCACAGCATCCCGGCCGCCGCCAGTGGACAGTTCATCCCCGGCGCCGACGACACCTGGGTGCCCAACCCCGGCTTTGAGATTCCCAACCCCTTCCGCCCCCGCTCCGACTCTCCCTGA
- the LOC125536585 gene encoding caffeoylshikimate esterase, with amino-acid sequence MTQEDAPAPVNFWGEHPATEAEYYAAQCAEGESSYFTTPDDAGARRLFTRSWRPVAGGGAGARPRALVFMVHGYGNDISWTFQATAVFLARSGFACFAADLPGHGRSHGLQAFVPDLEVAVADLLAFFRSVRRREEHAGLPCFLFGESMGGAICLLIHLRTPPGEWAGAVLVAPMCKISDRIRPRWPVPEILTLVSRFAPTLPIVPTADLIEKSVKVPAKRLIAARNPMRYNGRPRLGTVMELLRATDELGARLGEVTVPFLVVHGSADEVTDPAVSRALYEAAASEDKTIKMYDGMLHSMLFGEPEENIERVRDDILAWLSERCTPTATS; translated from the coding sequence ATGACTCAGGAAGACGCGCCGGCGCCCGTGAACTTCTGGGGCGAGCACCCGGCGACGGAGGCGGAGTACTACGCGGCCCAGTGCGCGGAGGGCGAGTCGTCCTACTTCACCACGCCGGACGACGCGGGCGCGCGCCGCCTCTTCACGCGCTCGTGGCGCCCGGTTGCTGGTGGGGGCGCCGGCGCGCGGCCGAGGGCGCTCGTGTTCATGGTCCACGGCTATGGCAACGACATCAGCTGGACGTTCCAGGCCACGGCCGTCTTCCTGGCCCGCTCCGGCTTCGCCTGCTTCGCCGCCGACCTCCCCGGCCACGGCCGCTCCCACGGCTTGCAGGCCTTCGTCCCGGATCTCGAGGTCGCCGTCGCCGACCTCCTCGCCTTCTTCCGGtccgtccggcggcgcgaggagcaCGCCGGGCTGCCGTGCTTCCTGTTCGGGGAGTCAATGGGCGGGGCCATCTGCCTGCTGATCCACCTCCGCACGCCGCCGGGGGAGTGGGCGGGGGCCGTGCTGGTGGCGCCCATGTGCAAGATCTCCGACCGGATCCGACCGCGCTGGCCGGTGCCGGAGATCCTCACCCTCGTGTCGCGGTTCGCGCCGACTCTCCCCATCGTGCCCACGGCCGACCTCATCGAGAAGTCCGTCAAGGTGCCCGCCAAGCGCCTGATCGCCGCGCGCAACCCCATGCGCTACAACGGCCGGCCCAGGCTCGGCACCGTCATGGAGCTGCTGCGCGCCACCGACGAGCTCGGCGCGCGCCTCGGCGAGGTCACCGTCCCGTTCCTCGTCGTGCACGGCAGCGCCGACGAGGTGACCGACCCCGCCGTCAGCCGCGCGTTGTACGAGGCCGCGGCCAGCGAGGACAAGACCATCAAGATGTACGACGGGATGCTCCACTCCATGCTCTTCGGCGAGCCGGAGGAGAACATCGAGCGCGTCCGGGACGACATCCTCGCCTGGCTCAGCGAGAGATGCACGCCGACAGCAACTTCCTGA
- the LOC125536584 gene encoding peptidyl-prolyl cis-trans isomerase CYP37, chloroplastic, with product MASRMATVVFAGALPVPPRAPAAAAGGTKFVVWTKRPSFHNGIRCGAARGPRSRPHHASSPSTAEEGVLELLKSAVAAIAIIAQISVALPANAVLYSPDTNVPRTGELALRRAIPANPSMKTIQNSLEDISYLLRIPQRKPYGSMEGDVKKAMQIATENKEAMLASMPAELKEKGSELYTTLLEGKGGLQTLLKYIKDKDNDRLSVALASSLDTIAELELLQAPGLSFLLPKQYLEYPRLTGRAVVEFTVEKGDGSTFFPTAGGEPKSAATIQVVVDGYSAPLTAGNIAKLVLDGAYDGATLKSVSQAIIVDSETGKKGYTLPLEVMPAGQFEPLYRSPLSIQDGELPVLPMSVYGSVAMSHSEDSDEYSSPTQFFFYLYDKRNSGLGGISFEEGQFSVFGYATDGRDVLSQIKAGDKIRSAKLIQGRERLVLPTAASAPAPADPTPAPADPTLAPAES from the exons ATGGCGTCGCGAATGGCCACGGTGGTGTTCGCCGGAGCCCTCCCCGTACCCCCGCGCGCTCCCGCGGCCGCGGCCGGCGGCACCAAGTTCGTCGTGTGGACGAAGCGCCCGAGCTTCCACAACGGCATTCGctgcggcgccgcccgtggcccGCGCAGCCGCCCGCACCACGCTTCCTCCCCAAGCACGGCTGAG GAGGGAGTTCTCGAGCTGCTCAAGAGCGCGGTCGCGGCGATTGCTATCATCGCCCAGATTTCCGTGGCGCTGCCGGCGAACGCGGTCCTCTACTCGCCGGACACGAACGTGCCCAGGACGGGGGAGCTCGCGCTGCGAAGGGCCATCCCTGCCAACCCAAGCATGAAGACCATACAG AACTCGTTGGAGGACATCTCGtatctgctgaggataccacagAGGAAGCCGTATGGCTCCATGGAGGGGGATGTCAAGAAGGCCATGCAG ATAGCAACTGAAAACAAGGAGGCAATGTTGGCAAGCATGCCTGCAGAACTCAAGGAAAAGGGCTCGGAGCTATATACCACTTTGCTTGAAGGGAAG GGTGGTTTACAAACTCTCTTGAAATATATTAAGGATAAGGACAATGATAGACTCTCCGTAGCGCTTGCTTCTTCTCTTGATACTATTGCTGAATTGGAGCTGTTGCAG GCTCCAGGCTTATCCTTTCTCTTACCTAAACAGTATTTAGAGTATCCAAG GCTAACAGGAAGAGCAGTTGTTGAATTCACAGTTGAGAAAGGTGATGGCTCAACATTCTTTCCAACTGCTGGTGGTGAACCCAAAAGTGCTGCTACAATTCAG GTTGTAGTTGATGGATATTCTGCCCCACTGACTGCTGGAAACATTGCGAAACTG GTTTTGGATGGGGCATATGATGGTGCAACACTGAAATCTGTGAGCCAGGCAATCATTGTAGACAGTGAGACTGGGAAGAAAGGGTATACTCTTCCATTGGAGGTCATGCCTGCTGGACAGTTTGAACCGCTATACAGAAGCCCGCTAAGTATTCAG GATGGAGAATTGCCAGTCCTTCCAATGTCTGTATACGGCTCTGTTGCCATGTCACATAGTGAGGATTCAGATGAATACTCGTCACCAACCCAGTTCTTCTTCTATCTGTATGATAAGAGAAAT TCTGGTTTAGGAGGAATATCTTTCGAGGAGGGACAATTTTCAGTTTTTGG GTATGCCACAGACGGAAGAGATGTCCTTTCACAGATTAAGGCTGGAGATAAGATTCGCTCGGCCAAGCTGATACAGGGCAGGGAACGCCTTGTACTGCCGACAGCAGCTTCAGCGCCAGCCCCGGCTGATCCAACGCCGGCTCCAGCAGATCCAACGCTGGCTCCGGCAGAGAGCTGA